In the Ranitomeya imitator isolate aRanImi1 chromosome 2, aRanImi1.pri, whole genome shotgun sequence genome, CCAGTTACTGTAATCAActgcatttgaaaaaaaaaactcaaacaCCAAGCGTGAACAAGCCCTATGACATGTTTTACAACTCATTTACACGGAGACTGATATTACAGTATTGCAATGATTACATATGGACACCAGAGGGTGCAGTTACTTAGTTTCCCCTTCGATCCACATTTAGGGGCTCTCCGCTGCCTCAAGATTTGAGATTTATATTATTCTCTTCTTGTAGTTAATAATGGAGTATACTAAAAACTAAGCATGTTCAATGCTCAATTGTTGCAGCCATATTAATTTGGTTGTGGAGATGCCgtttaagaaacttttttttttggggggggggcgaaggggggggggggttggagggGGGGTGGGTTAGAGACCAACTGCTAGAAAATAAACAAGTGTCCGATGCGCCaaagaagaaaaatatatatattttttagttaaCCCCAAATATGCTGGAACAGCTCAGACGCTTTTTCATCTGTTTTTACGTGCGCTAATTTCTCTAGTTTATCACTGATCTCGGGGCGAAGGCTGCACCAAAGCAGCGCCAGCAACTTAACCCCTTCTGGCAAGGCTCAATCAGGTCCTGATCATGTGGATTAGGAGGTTTAGTCATTGCGGGAGGAGATAAATAAGACAGATGGTGGCAGCGCAGGGAGGAGCCAGGATCCCGGCAGGCGTCTGAGTCATGGGTTAAATATAGCAACACGTATAAAAAGGAGGAAGAGCGGGCAGAGCCGAGCACACAGCGAATCTGCAGCACAAAGGGAAGACACGGTGTGCTGCTCGTGCAGGGGGGGGATCACAATGCAGGAATTATGGGGTATGGCTGTAACTCTGATTATTGCACCCCAAGGGTGAGATATTAACCCTGCAATGTCCATATTAAGTGACTGCATAAACTGTCTCACACAATACTTTGGATACATCAATGAGGGTACGCTGGCACAGAGGGGGTAAAATCGCATCAAAACTTACCCTTTGCAGATACCGCTCATTCATTTGGTCCCCAATCCTGCGCAGGCGTAGGGCAATCTCCCGCTCTACGGGTATGTCTCCTGCCAAGGGGCGATCTCCTTGGGCGTCATTCTGATTAGAAACATCTGTGTCCATCCCCAGCCGGGAGTGTTCATGGGCCGTATGCCTGAGACCTGGCATGGAGAATCGGAGACTTAGTTGTGGATACAGATCACAgcggtggttgtttttttttttgcaaaattaaagAGTTTCACCTCTTTTGAAGACCAAATGTCATCTATCTTGCATGCAATGtcagtgtccccccccccccccccatgtagggGAATGACCTCAGCAGTTACACCATATGTCTTCATACATCGACCCCTCAATTCATAGAGGGACAATCCAGACGCTCAGTCATATGGCCGTCACCACTGATGCAACGTATATATAACACCCCCCCGTTACCAACGCTCAGACAGGCTGGGAATGGTGGAGTCGGGCGAGTTCAAATAATATAGTATATATCATTCCAGCACATGACACTGCCAGCGTAACCATGAAGCCAACACTTCCAGACACGCTGGACTCCTGCCAGGGTGTCATGACTGGTCTCGGGAGAACTGGCACGTGGCCAGACGTGCAGCTTCGTAAACAGGAAGAAAAAAAGGAACATGTGCAACAAAAACGATTTGGTAAACTGGAGTGAAAAGGTGAACTTGTATGGCGAGAAGAGGTTTCTCGAAAGTTCCCAAAGAGACCCAATGTCACTACTGCGACACCCAAAAGGACAGCATGGTCACTGACCAAGTATGAAAGGGAGTGGAAGACCACTAATTGGTCAGTGACAGACACACAACACATTACTATATCACGTGAGATGGCAACTATGCAAATAGGTGGCCATTTCAAGGTCTCGCCCATCTGCGGGTCCCCGAGAGCTCGCAATCTCTCCTAACAAGTCTTGTTGGCATCGTCTCAGAACTTGGGGCATGTGCCGTACCCCTGAATGTAAACCTAAATTATCACAGACTTAACCCGCCACAGTCCTCAGATTCAGCTGTTACATATGTAATAGTGCGATGCTACCGATTTTAGAAGAAGAATTCAGATTTTCACAACCTACCGTAAGAAGTGGTTTCGCCAGTGCTGAAGGATTCTGGGCAAGAGCAATGCCTCCGCTCACAAGTGGTCGAGGAAGGTTCAAGGTCACAACTGTTAACCATTTCAAGTCTGTCCTGGCAGTGGTTTTCACTGGGAGAGGGGCGTCGCTGGCACGCGGACGCTAAGGTGCGGGAGGCGGCGGGGGCAGTGGGATGGCTCACTGGCAAGTTCTGTTCACAGATGGTAGAAGAAGAAGAAGCTTCGCAGGCACTGACGTCAGGGGGGAAAGTACGGCTGGCTTCAGATTGGATTTTTCCCACGGGTTCGGAGGTACTCCCATCATGAAGTGGTCTCGCCATTTTGGAAATTGTAATCtgatacaatgaaaaaaaaaaaaaacaaagacaataAATTTTTTTAGAACTGACTTGTATAATCTGACATAACATATATTTAGGGGAAATCTTAGGATTTTTTCCCCCATTGTGATTAAGAGAGCGAATTCCACCTGCGCTGCAATCCCAGTCGTTGCAGCGTTCTCGCCACTGTGCCGCTATGTTGCAAGGCACCATAGTGACCAGTAGAGGGCGCTGCCGCCACCTTCTTACCCTCACTGTTTGTAAACAAATCTTACAGACTGGTGTGTAAAAATCCTTATATGACCCAGCCTGTGTCGGACGCTCTTAAGGAAACGAGACGAGGGCTTTAACAAAAAACAATCCCAGGCTTCTCTCCCAGTAACCTGACAACAATAACAAAACAGGTGACCGGTACCCTGGAGAGAGAGGACAATGCACTTGTTTTCTACTGTAATGTATACACCGGGGGAGGGGAGGAATATATACCAGGGTCCCTATATACATGAGATGACCACCTTGCCATGTGATATCGCACAACATTCCGCAACAGTCTGATTTCAGCGCTGGACATTCTGATCTCTGGAGTGTGACATCCAGCTGTTACATGCATTCCTCTCGCCCTATGATCCCCCTTTTTTCATCTTTCTTCTATCGGTCATTATCGCAGAGGAGAATCTCAGATTATAGCCGGTATCTGCTCCACGTGTGCTCGCTATATGGGATGGCTCGCACACCGTGCAGATCATCTATATACCTGGCATTATCGGACGGACAGAGAAATCCGCTATATCTGCAGTGCAAACAATAGGGAGCAGGGCCGCCCATACACTATTTTTTGGAAGGTGAGGGTGGATCATTGCAAGaccggcaggaggaaccagacaagttCAAAGTCAAGAGAGCAGGAAACCCCCTTCTGAACATGTCAGGGCAGAGGCTGCGGACCACAGCTCAAATAAATATATATCATATGCAatacatagcaatgcagcaatactAAACACTGAATAGCCCCCAGTAATATAAACACTCTGTAGCCCCTCAGCACACACATCACCCCACCTTGTGCAAGCAAAACCAAATTCACCCCAAAAATCACAGCCAGAAACACCCCAGAACAATGATAAAGTCTAAGAGTTAGCCAACACAGACAGATCCACAAGGTGCAGAGAGCCCAAAAATCCTGAAGGTGACAACACAGGTCCCTGCGAGGCAATATGGCGACCCCGGGGGTGCAGCGAGGCAATATGGCGACCCCAGGGGTGCAGCGAGGAACTACACAAATCTTTGGGGTGCAAAAAGACAATACAGAGATCCGATGGGTGGGATATCAAATCTAAGGGTTCAGTAACAAGGTGTAGAAATATTATGGGTCCAATACGAAATGCAGAAAGGGTCCAACAAGGTGTGAAGCAACTTCACAAGGTAAAACGGGGTGCAGCAACACAATCTTGTGGGAGCAGCAAGGTGAGGCACGGGAGCCCAAGTGAGGTGGGGAAACAAGGTGGGACAGGGGAGCCCAAGTGAGGTGGGGAAACAAGGTGGGACAGGGGAGCCCAAGTGAGGTGGGGAAACAAGGTGGGACAGGGGAGCCCAAGTGAGGTGGGGAAACAAGGTGGGACAGGGGAGCCCAAGTGAGGTGGGGAAACAAGGTGGGACAGGGGAGCCCAAGTGAGGTGGGGAAACAAGGTGGGACAGGGGAGCCCAAGTGAGGTGGGGAAACAAGGTGGGACAGGGGAGCCCAAGTGAGGTGGGGAAACAAGGTGGGACAGGGGAGCCCAAGTGAGGTGGGGAAACAAGGTGGGACAGGGGAGCCCAAGTGAGGTGGGGAAACAAGGTGGGACAGGGGAGCCCAAGTGAGGTGGGGAAACAAGGTGGGACAGGGGAGCCCAAGTGAGGTGGGGAAACAAGGTGGGACAG is a window encoding:
- the LOC138661854 gene encoding uncharacterized protein; translated protein: MLLVEVCESCVRAALRATCGRATCGRAPCCPAPHRAPGRAADCAVYGRLLHEAHVTALSRITISKMARPLHDGSTSEPVGKIQSEASRTFPPDVSACEASSSSTICEQNLPVSHPTAPAASRTLASACQRRPSPSENHCQDRLEMVNSCDLEPSSTTCERRHCSCPESFSTGETTSYGLRHTAHEHSRLGMDTDVSNQNDAQGDRPLAGDIPVEREIALRLRRIGDQMNERYLQRRQNGQRHWWHPLRWHLTQIISEIVAALYNPLVDILPQN